AGAATCAAGTAGTGTACCAACACCGATAGTTAGCGAGTACTTAGGTACTTGGTTGATATCGCCATCGAAGAAACGAGAGTTAGCAATACGCGTTTCGTGCGTTAGTGTTTTGATACGTGTACGAGAAGCAAGAGAAGATGCAGGCTCGTTAAATGCGATGTGACCGTCGTTACCTACGCCACCCATGAATAGGTTGATTTTACCGTAAGATTTGATCTTATCTTCGTAACGTTGGCACTCAGCAACGTGATCTTCTGCGTTACCGTCAAGAAGGTTGATGTTCTCTTCTTGGATGTCAACGTGGTTAAAGAAGTTGTTGTACATGAAGTTACGGTATGATTCTGGGTGATCTGCAGGCATGCCTACGTACTCATCCATGTTGAAAGTAACAACATGCTTAAAGCTTACTTCGCCAGCTTCGTATAGCTCAATAAGACGCTTGTAAGTTGCAAGTGGTGTACCACCAGTTGGCAGACCAAGAACGAATGGACGCTCAGCTGTAGGTTCAAACTTATTGATGCGATCTGCAATGTAGCGCGCTGACCATAAACCAACATCTTTAGCGTTATTAAGCGGGATTAGTCTCACGTTGATACCTCGTTGAAGAAAGTTAAAACAGGAAAAATCTTAGCGACATAGCGCCTTTGTTTCGAATGATAAAATAAGTTTTATGATCGAGCTAGCAAAATCACTCAGTTCTGACCTCCGTCGGTGATTGAGATCACAAATGGTGAGCTTTTAATTTGCGGGGCGAAATTAATTTCTTAAACTGCGAATAACTTAAACGGATAGCCATAAAACAGTTATTCAAATCGCATCTAAGAAAACCATAGGGGGAACTAAGGGTGAATATTCTTGGATATTTTCAAAAAGTAGGTAAGGCATTAATGGTGCCAGTTGCAGTACTTCCTGCAGCGGCAATCTTAATGGGTATCGGTTACTGGATTGACCCGAACGGCTGGGGTGCAAACTCTGCTCTAGCTGCGTTCTTAATCAAAGCAGGCGCCGCAATTATTGATAACATGTCTGTACTGTTTGCAGTAGGTGTTGCATACGGTATGTCTAAAGACAAAGATGGTGCAGCAGCACTTTCTGGTTTCGTTGGTTTCCTTGTGGTAACTACACTACTAGCACCGGGTGCTGTAGCGCAAATCCAAGGTATTGACCCAAGCGCAGTTCCAGCTGCATTTGGTAAAATCAATAACCAATTCGTAGGTATCCTAGTAGGTATCGTATCAGCTGAGTTGTACAACCGTTTCTCTAGCGTAGAACTACATAAAGCACTAGCTTTCTTTAGTGGTAAGCGTTTGGTACCAATTCTAACATCTGTTGCTGGTATTGTTATTGCTGGTATCTTGATGTTCATTTGGCCATCAATCTACGGCGGTCTAGTACATTTTGGTGAAAGCATCCAAGGTATGGGTTCTGTAGGTGCGGGTATCTACGCATTCTTCAACCGTCTACTAATTCCTGTGGGTCTACACCACGCACTAAACTCAGTATTCTGGTTTGACGTTGCAGGTATTAACGATATTCCTAACTTCCTAGGCGGTGCGAAATCTATTGCTGAAGGTACAGCAACTCCAGGTATCACTGGTATGTACCAAGCTGGTTTCTTCCCAATCATGATGTTTGGTCTACCAGGTGCAGCACTTGCGATGTACCACACAGCTAAAGCTAAGAACAAAGAGCGCGTAGCATCTCTACTACTAGCTGCTGGTTTCGCATCATTCTTCACAGGTGTTACTGAGCCGCTAGAATTCGCATTCATGTTCCTAGCACCAGTACTGTACGTGATTCACGCAGCACTAGCAGGTTTATCTGTATACATCGCAGCATCTATGCAGTGGATTGCAGGTTTCGGTTTCTCTGCAGGTCTAGTTGATATGTTCTTGTCATCACGCAACCCACTAGCTGTTCAGTGGTACATGCTGATTGTTCAAGGTATTGCATTCTTCTTCATCTACTACTTCGTATTCCGCTTCGCGATTGTTAAGTTCAACCTTAAAACGCCTGGCCGTGAAGACGACGAAGAAGAGACTTCTGCAGCTGCAGGTTCAGCAGAAACTGGTGAGCTAGCGAAACAGTACCTAAAAGCACTAGGTGGTCACGGTAACTTAGAAAACATCGATGCATGTATCACGCGCCTACGTTTAACGCTAAAAGACAGCAGTCTTGCTAACGAAAAAACGTTGAAAGCGCTAGGTGCAATGGGTGTAGTTAAACTAGGTTCAAATAACCTTCAGGTTATCCTAGGTCCTCTAGCTGAAATCGTTGCTGGCGAAATGAAGAAAATCCCAGCATCAGAAGACCTATCTTCTGTAAAACTTCCATAATTACCTGAACCCTCAAGTAATTAAGTAACACAGTAATACCTTTATAATTTAACCAGCCTTATTATTTTCACCAGTGAAAAAATAAGGCAAGCATTTTGAGTACCCAACGTTTGGGCTCGTATTGATTTTCTCTTCACTTTTTAGAAGAGATATCGGGAGAAAGGAATATATCATGACTATTAAACTTACGGCGTTAGCATCTTTTATTGCACTAGCGGTGACTGGTTGTGCAACTCAAGGAAATAATGATCAAACTGTTGTTAATAACCTAGCGTCAAACCTAGATGTTAACTACGAAGTGGCTATTCAGCATGGCGCTGAAGAAGGCTTACAATGTAAAACACTAGGTGCAGAATGGGCATCATGTGACCTAATTAATTTAACGTTGGAAAATAATGGTCCAGCGGTAACAAGCAAAGACTGGAAAATTTATTTCAGCAGCATTCGCCAGATCCTAGAAGTTCAAAACGATCAATTTAAAATTACTCACGTAACGGGCGATCTTCACACTATTGAACCAACGGATAAGTTCGACGGTTTTGCTGAAGGTGAGAAGGTTGTTATCCCTTACATCGGTGAATATTGGACGCTTTTTGAAAACGATTACATGCCACGTGCCTACGTAACAGCAGGTAACGCAGAGCCAAAAACAATCGTTAGCACAGACACAGCAAATCCAGCTGATTACCTAACACCATTAAAAGGTGATCAATTCAAGCGTGTTAAAGCTGACAACAACGTATTAGCAACTGCAGAAACACGTTTTGAGAAAAACAGTGACGTTAACCTAATCGCATCTGAAGAAGTGGCAGGTACAATTCTACCGACTCCACTA
The sequence above is a segment of the Photobacterium leiognathi genome. Coding sequences within it:
- the nagE gene encoding N-acetylglucosamine-specific PTS transporter subunit IIBC gives rise to the protein MNILGYFQKVGKALMVPVAVLPAAAILMGIGYWIDPNGWGANSALAAFLIKAGAAIIDNMSVLFAVGVAYGMSKDKDGAAALSGFVGFLVVTTLLAPGAVAQIQGIDPSAVPAAFGKINNQFVGILVGIVSAELYNRFSSVELHKALAFFSGKRLVPILTSVAGIVIAGILMFIWPSIYGGLVHFGESIQGMGSVGAGIYAFFNRLLIPVGLHHALNSVFWFDVAGINDIPNFLGGAKSIAEGTATPGITGMYQAGFFPIMMFGLPGAALAMYHTAKAKNKERVASLLLAAGFASFFTGVTEPLEFAFMFLAPVLYVIHAALAGLSVYIAASMQWIAGFGFSAGLVDMFLSSRNPLAVQWYMLIVQGIAFFFIYYFVFRFAIVKFNLKTPGREDDEEETSAAAGSAETGELAKQYLKALGGHGNLENIDACITRLRLTLKDSSLANEKTLKALGAMGVVKLGSNNLQVILGPLAEIVAGEMKKIPASEDLSSVKLP
- the nagB gene encoding glucosamine-6-phosphate deaminase codes for the protein MRLIPLNNAKDVGLWSARYIADRINKFEPTAERPFVLGLPTGGTPLATYKRLIELYEAGEVSFKHVVTFNMDEYVGMPADHPESYRNFMYNNFFNHVDIQEENINLLDGNAEDHVAECQRYEDKIKSYGKINLFMGGVGNDGHIAFNEPASSLASRTRIKTLTHETRIANSRFFDGDINQVPKYSLTIGVGTLLDSEEVMILITVHNKAQALEAAVEGSVNHLWTVSALQLHPKSMIVCDEPATQELKVKTVKYFQELEAENINHL